A stretch of DNA from Staphylococcus sp. KG4-3:
GGTAAATTGCTTGTACTTGGAGACAACCGTGAAGTAAGTAAAGATAGTCGTTCGTTTGGTTTAATTGATGAAGACCAAGTTGTTGGTAAAGTGTCATTTAGTTTTTGGCCGTTAAGTGAAATGAAATTTGGATTTAATCCAGATACAAAATATGAATAATAAAATATTGAGAATAGGGCAATGAAAATTTATTAATCAAATAAAATTTCATTGCCCTAACTTGTTAATCAAGTAAAAGTTCTAAAATTAGAACAGTGTTTATTGACTAACAATAATATGCACAATGCAGTTGCTATTGTAAAGAGTGTAGAAAAAGGATCGAGATAACTATTTGTGTCTCGATCCTCTTTTTGTTATAAACTACTAACAAATAATCAAATTTATAGTAAAGACATGTTCTAATTTATTAGACATTAAAGGTGTAAGAAAAGTTATACACAATCATATATATGTTAAAATATGAGTCAAAGGAGTTGGCGTAAATCATGGAATTAAATGCTTATATTGGTAGAGCAGGCACAGGGAAATCGAAAGCAATAATTGAAGAAATAAAAACAAAAATGCGAGAAGATCCATTAGGGGATCCTATTGTCTTAATTGCGCCTACACAAAACACTTTTCAGCTTGAACAATCATTCGTTAGTGATGAATTATTAAATGGTAGTATGAGAACCGAAGTTCTACACTTTGAACGATTAAGTTATCGTGTGTTTCAAGAAGTCGGTGGTTTGATAGAACAACAATTATCTAAAGCAGGCACTGAAATGATGATTTATGACATCATACAACAACATCAATCAGAATTGAAACTATATCGTTCTCAAGTTAAATACTATGGATTTAGTGAAAAACTTTATGAACAAATACAAGATTTTAAAAAATATGCAGTAACTCCACAACAATTAAATGATTATATTTCAGAAAATGACTTACAAACAAGAACAAAGCATAAATTACAAGATATTGCGCTGGTTTATAAACATTTAGAAGATAGAATTGACGGGACTTATGTATCTACTGAAGATAGTTTACAAAGATTCATTACGATGATGGATCAATCTGAATGGATAAAGAGAGCGGAAATTTATATTGATGGCTTTCATAACTTTTCGACATTAGAGTATCAAATTATCCGTAGTTTAGTTAAATACGCTAAAAAAGTTACGATTGTATTAACAACTGATGGCGATAAAGATATGTTTAGTTTATTTAGAAAGCCTTCGGAATCACTGACACACATAGAAGAAATTGCAAGTGACCTCAATGTACAATTACGTACGAAGCGTTTTGATAAAGTATATCGCTTTGATAATGCTGACCTAGCCAATTTAGAACGCAATTTTAATGCGTTACAATTTGAGCCGACAGTTGCAAATGGTGATATAGCAATTTTAGAAGCTAGTGGGATGAGAGAAGAAATAAATGAAGTTGCTCGTCGTATTTTAAGAGAAATACGTGAGAAAGGTTATAGATATCAAGATATAGCCATTTTATATAGAGATGAAGCTTATGCCTATCTCATGGAATCAATTTTGCCACAATTTGGCATACCATATAACATCGATGTGAAGCCGTCAATGACACATCATCCAATAATGGAAATGATAAGATCACTTATTGAAGTAATACAAACCAATTGGAATTTTGATCCGCTTATGCGACTTTTTAAAACAGATATTCTATCTAAGAAATTTAAAGATAGTAATTACTTGATAGACATATTAGAGAATTTTGTTCTAGAACGTGGTATTTATGGCAAACGCTGGTTGGATGAAAAATATTTTGATATTGAGCAATTTAGAAAAATGGGGCTAAAACGTCAACAATTAACAAATGAAGAACGTGAGACTTTTGAGCGTGTTATTCAAATGAAAACAGATGTTATCAATAAAGTGATGTTATTTGAAGAAAGTATGAATCATGCAACTACAGCTATTGAATTTGCCACTGCTTTCTACGAATCGATGGAAGCATTCGACTTACCAAGCCAGTTAATGACTGAACGTGATACGTTAGATTTTAACGGCCAACATAGAGAGGCTGAGGAAATTGACCAGATATGGCATGGCTTTATTCAAACGTTGGATGACTTAGTTACAGTATTTGGTGAGCAAACAATGTCTAAATCGCGTTTCCTAGAATTGTTTGATATTGGCTTAGAACAGTTAGAATTTGTAATGATTCCTCAAACGCTTGATCAGGTGAGTATTGGTACTATGGATTTAGCAAAAGTAGATAATAAACAACATGTATATATAGTAGGAGCAAATGATGGCGTTATACCGCAAACTGTGTCATCTTCAAGTTTAATTACGGATGACGAGAAAAAATATTTCCAAGAACAATCCTCCATAGAATTAAGTCCTACGGCAGATATACTGCAAATGGATGAAGCATTTGTATGTTATATTGCAATGACGCGTAGTTGTAAACAAGTTACATTTTCATATTCACTTATGGGTTCTAGTGGTGATCAAAAAGAACCAAGTCCATTTTTAAGCCAAATACAACAATTATTTACTAATTTAGAAGTTCAAAATATACACCATCAACATCAAGCGCAACCACTTACTTTAATGGAACATCCACACCAAACTAAAATTGCTTTATTTGAATCGTTAAAAGCTTGGTTAGATGATGAAATTGTTGCAGAAACTTGGTTAGACACATATCAAGTGATGCGAGACGATGAAAGTTTAAATGATGGTTTAGATTACTTATTAACCGCCTTAACTTATGATAATGAAACGGTTCAATTAAGTGAATCATTATCTAAAGAATTGTACGGTTCGACAATCAATGCAAGTGTTTCTAGATTTGAAGGCTATCAAGCTTGTCCATTTAAACACTTTGCATCACATGGTTTACGTTTAAATGAACGTACAAAATATAAGTTGGAAAATTTTGATCTAGGAGATATCTTCCATCAAGTATTGAAATTTATCTCAGAAAAAGTAAATGGTGATTTTAAAAATCTAAACTCCCAAAAAATTCATAAGCTAACAGTTGAAGCTCTAAGTGAAATATTACCTGAAGTACAATTTAATTTATTAAATTCAACAGCCTATTACCGATATTTATCACAGCGTATTGGTGCAATTGTAGAAACGACTTTAACAGCATTAAAATATCAAGGTAGCTATACTAAATTTACACCACAACGGTTTGAAGCTGGTTTTAGAAGAAAACCAAGAGATAATAGTGAGTTATTAGCTGAATCGTTACATACAAAACAAGGTATACCTATAAATATACGTGGACAAATCGATAGGATAGATACGTATAAAAACGGGGAAGAGAGTTTTGTAAATATTATTGATTATAAGTCATCTAAATATAGTGGTACGTTGGATTTAACAAAAGTTTATTACGGTATGCAAATGCAAATGATGACATATATGGATATCGTACTTCAAAATAAGTCACGTCTAGGGTTAACAGAGTTAACTAAGCCTGGTGGACTATTATACTTTCATGTACATGAACCGCGCATTAAACTTGCATGGAATCAACTGTCGGAAGAAAAAAGAGATTCTGAATTCATTCAATCCTTCAAGTTAAGTGGCTTACTAAATAGTGACGAATCTGTATTAGACGCTTTTGATACTAGACTAGAGCCAAGTTATAATTCTGATATTGTACCTTTAGGATTAAAAAAAGATGGCGGTATTAAAAGTAATAGTAAAGTTGCCGACGAGGAGACCATTTACAAATTAATTCATCATAATAAGCAAAACTTTATTGAAACGGCATCAAATATCATGGATGGACATACAGAAGTAGCACCAATGAAATACAATCAGACATTACCGTGTGATTTTTGTAGCTATAAATCAGCCTGTCATGTAGACGGTATGATAGATAGTAAACGTTATCGTACAGTTGACGAATCTATTGATCCATTAGAAGCGGTACAAAATGTAGTTTTAGAAAGTGAGGACGATGGAGAATGAGTCAAATACCAGTGAAACCTGGGAATACGAGATGGACAGATAACCAATGGAAGAGTATTTATGCAAAAGGACAGGATATACTTGTTGCGGCTGCCGCAGGTTCTGGAAAAACTGCCGTACTTGTAGAGCGCATTATACAACGTATTATTAAAGATGAAATTGATGTGGATAAACTGCTTGTTGTTACATTTACGAATGCAAGTGCGAGAGAAATGAAACACCGTGTAGACCAAAGGATTCAAGAAGCTTCAAATGAAGATCCAAATAACACACATTTAAAGAATCAGCGTGTGAAGATACATCAAGCACAGATATCTACGTTACATAGTTTTTGTTTGAAATTAATTCAACACCACTATGATGTATTAGATATTGATCCTAACTTTAGAACAAGTAGTGAAGCTGAAAATATATTGCTACTTGAACAGACAATAGATGAAGTGTTAGAAAAACATTACGACCAACTTGATCCTAATTTCATTGATTTAACGGAACAACTATCTTCAGATAGGAACGACAATCAGCTAAGAAACACCGTTAAAGAAATGTTTTATTTTAGTGTGGCAAATCCAAATCCATCGGCTTGGTT
This window harbors:
- the addB gene encoding helicase-exonuclease AddAB subunit AddB — protein: MELNAYIGRAGTGKSKAIIEEIKTKMREDPLGDPIVLIAPTQNTFQLEQSFVSDELLNGSMRTEVLHFERLSYRVFQEVGGLIEQQLSKAGTEMMIYDIIQQHQSELKLYRSQVKYYGFSEKLYEQIQDFKKYAVTPQQLNDYISENDLQTRTKHKLQDIALVYKHLEDRIDGTYVSTEDSLQRFITMMDQSEWIKRAEIYIDGFHNFSTLEYQIIRSLVKYAKKVTIVLTTDGDKDMFSLFRKPSESLTHIEEIASDLNVQLRTKRFDKVYRFDNADLANLERNFNALQFEPTVANGDIAILEASGMREEINEVARRILREIREKGYRYQDIAILYRDEAYAYLMESILPQFGIPYNIDVKPSMTHHPIMEMIRSLIEVIQTNWNFDPLMRLFKTDILSKKFKDSNYLIDILENFVLERGIYGKRWLDEKYFDIEQFRKMGLKRQQLTNEERETFERVIQMKTDVINKVMLFEESMNHATTAIEFATAFYESMEAFDLPSQLMTERDTLDFNGQHREAEEIDQIWHGFIQTLDDLVTVFGEQTMSKSRFLELFDIGLEQLEFVMIPQTLDQVSIGTMDLAKVDNKQHVYIVGANDGVIPQTVSSSSLITDDEKKYFQEQSSIELSPTADILQMDEAFVCYIAMTRSCKQVTFSYSLMGSSGDQKEPSPFLSQIQQLFTNLEVQNIHHQHQAQPLTLMEHPHQTKIALFESLKAWLDDEIVAETWLDTYQVMRDDESLNDGLDYLLTALTYDNETVQLSESLSKELYGSTINASVSRFEGYQACPFKHFASHGLRLNERTKYKLENFDLGDIFHQVLKFISEKVNGDFKNLNSQKIHKLTVEALSEILPEVQFNLLNSTAYYRYLSQRIGAIVETTLTALKYQGSYTKFTPQRFEAGFRRKPRDNSELLAESLHTKQGIPINIRGQIDRIDTYKNGEESFVNIIDYKSSKYSGTLDLTKVYYGMQMQMMTYMDIVLQNKSRLGLTELTKPGGLLYFHVHEPRIKLAWNQLSEEKRDSEFIQSFKLSGLLNSDESVLDAFDTRLEPSYNSDIVPLGLKKDGGIKSNSKVADEETIYKLIHHNKQNFIETASNIMDGHTEVAPMKYNQTLPCDFCSYKSACHVDGMIDSKRYRTVDESIDPLEAVQNVVLESEDDGE